Proteins from one Plasmodium gaboni strain SY75 chromosome 4, whole genome shotgun sequence genomic window:
- a CDS encoding acyl-CoA synthetase: MNIIFTICSFLIYLIFVIGYVTQINGKNKSYSEICEKASNEDESNVYCIKDHKRKSSVYVYKHILKLLLEKKEESNNDKIGFVENKCGEVNNFMTYKTFFEKVCSFSHSLDTYEGKGIESKKYDEDNNDGMFKLLGLYGSNSINWLVTDMGAMMSGVTTLVMHSKFSIDLIVDILKRTKLEWLCIDLDLVEGLLVYVKELPHLKKLIILDTLVKYNGRDNNEKEKNEGLRKKNTNSDNNNMKNESYKLCDIRKDVTLGSFECDNEKLEKLNILKEKASEFGISIIEFDMMTKVLKKANMKIKNEDPNFIASIVYTSGTSGNPKGVMLSNKNFYNTVAPLCDHNVIKSVKPKIHFSYLPISHVFERVFVYMAVILGIEINIWSKDISCFSKDLYNSDAEVVAGVPKVFTRLYTNIMTEINNLPSFKRSFVKNMLSLRKNVHNGCLDKLIEKCTNISYKIKNKINPGLKMLLNGGGKLSSKIADELCILLDVDYFQGYGLTESTGALFVQNGDKYNTENLGGPISPNTKYKLRSWETYKATDKLPKGELLVKSDSMFNGYFLEREYSKKAFTHDGYFITGDVFQINKDGSLTFLDRSKGLVKLSQGEYIETDMLNNLYSEILFVNFCVAYGDDSMDGPLAIISVDKTILFKCLKEDNMLESTGVTEKNYSEKLIDQVLNEPIYVDYVKAKMMEVYKKTNLNRYNVINDIYLTSKIWDTNNYLTPTAKVKRFKVFKDFSFYIDQVKKKYEDKLKGSAVNSKVSEKNGGKTEEKKKEKNEIKKEEKKEEKNEIKKEEKKEEKNEVKNEEKKEVKKEEKKEVKNEVKNEEKNEEKNEVKNEVKNEVKNEEKNEVKNQVKSEEKNEKKPKERLTKTTMSKPEQRSVLKCEQNNPLCNIPTNKKTLEKTNLILTVPNVAELQVNA, encoded by the coding sequence atgaatattatatttaccatttgttcttttttgatttatttaatatttgtGATAGGATATGTAACACAAATaaatggaaaaaataaGAGCTATTCAGAAATATGTGAGAAGGCATCGAATGAAGATGAATCAAATGTATACTGCATAAAAGATCATAAGAGGAAAAGTTCtgtttatgtttataaacatattttgaaattattattagaaaaaaaggaagaatctaataatgataaaatagGTTTTGTAGAAAATAAATGTGGAGAAGTAAACAATTTTATGACATATAAAACCTTTTTTGAAAAGGTGTGCTCATTTAGCCATTCTTTAGATACATATGAAGGTAAAGGTATTgaatcaaaaaaatatgatgaagATAACAATGATGGTATGTTTAAATTATTAGGTTTATATGGTAGTAATTCTATAAATTGGCTAGTTACTGATATGGGAGCTATGATGAGTGGTGTTACAACCTTAGTAATGCATTCTAAATTTAGTATAGATTTAATTGTggatatattaaaaagaacCAAGTTAGAATGGTTATGTATAGATTTAGATTTGGTTGAAGGTTTATTGGTTTATGTGAAGGAATTACCAcatttgaaaaaattaataatattagaTACGTTAGTTAAATATAATGGAAGagataataatgaaaaagaaaaaaatgaaggattaagaaaaaaaaacaccaatagtgataataataatatgaaaaacgaatcatataaattatgtGATATAAGAAAAGATGTTACTTTGGGATCATTCGAATGtgataatgaaaaattagaaaagctgaatattttaaaagagAAAGCAAGCGAATTTGGAATAAGTATTATAGAATTTGATATGATGACAAAGGTTCTTAAAAAGGCAAATATGAAGATAAAGAATGAAGATCCTAATTTCATTGCATCTATTGTGTATACATCTGGAACATCTGGAAATCCAAAAGGTGTTATGTTAAGcaataaaaatttttataatacaGTAGCACCATTATGTGATCataatgtaataaaaaGTGTGAAACCTAAAATacatttttcttatttacCTATATCACATGTATTTGAGAGAGTTTTTGTTTACATGGCTGTTATTCTTGGtatagaaataaatatatggaGTAAGGATATCAGTTGTTTTTCTAaagatttatataattctgATGCTGAGGTAGTTGCTGGGGTACCTAAGGTATTTACTAgattatatacaaatataatgacagaaataaataatttacCAAGTTTTAAAAGATcatttgtaaaaaatatgttgTCTTTACGTAAAAATGTTCATAATGGATGTTTAGATAAGTTGATTGAGAAATGTACtaatatatcttataaaataaaaaataagataAATCCAGGATTAAAGATGTTATTAAATGGTGGTGGTAAATTATCTTCAAAAATAGCTGATGaattatgtattttattagATGTTGATTATTTTCAAGGATATGGATTAACAGAATCTACTGGTGCTTTATTTGTTCAAAATGgagataaatataatactGAAAATTTAGGTGGACCTATATCTCCAAATAccaaatataaattaagATCGTGGGAAACATATAAAGCAACAGATAAATTGCCAAAAGGTGAATTATTAGTTAAGAGCGATTCTATGTTTAATGGTTACTTTCTAGAGAGAGAATATAGTAAAAAAGCTTTTACTCATGATGGTTATTTTATAACAGGAGATGTTTTTCAAATTAATAAAGATGGTTCTTTAACATTTTTAGACAGATCTAAAGGCTTAGTTAAATTATCACAAGGAGAATACATCGAAACCGATATGCTAAATAATCTTTATTCTGAAATACtttttgtaaatttttGTGTTGCATATGGTGATGATTCAATGGATGGACCTCTAGCAATTATATCTGTTGATAAAACTATATTGTTCAAATGTTTAAAAGAAGATAATATGTTAGAAAGTACAGGAGTTACTGAAAAGAATTATTCAGAAAAATTAATTGATCAAGTATTAAATGAACCTATTTATGTTGATTATGTAAAGGCAAAGATGATGGAAGTATATAAGAAAACCAATTTGAACAGATACAATGTTATTAATGACATATACTTAACTTCAAAAATATGGGACACCAATAATTATCTTACTCCAACAGCAAAGGTAAAGAGATTCAAGGTATTTAAGgatttttctttttatatagatcaagttaaaaagaaatatgaGGACAAATTAAAAGGAAGTGCTGTAAATAGTAAGGTGAGTGAAAAGAATGGTGGCAAAACggaagaaaaaaaaaaagaaaaaaatgagataaaaaaggaagaaaaaaaggaagaaaaaaatgagataaaaaaggaagaaaaaaaggaagaaaaaaatgaagtaaaaaatgaagaaaaaaaggaagtaaaaaaggaagaaaaaaaggaagtaaaaaatgaagtaaaaaatgaagaaaaaaatgaagaaaaaaatgaagtaaaaaatgaagtaaaaaatgaagtaaaaaatgaagaaaaaaatgaagtAAAAAATCAGGTAAAAAgtgaagaaaaaaatgaaaagaaacCCAAAGAACGACTAACAAAAACAACAATGTCAAAACCTGAACAACGAAGTGTTTTAAAATGTGAGCAAAATAATCCTTTATGTAATATTCctacaaataaaaaaacacTTGAAAAAACAAACTTAATATTAACAGTTCCAAATGTAGCAGAATTACAAGTCAATGCATGa